A single window of Rhodamnia argentea isolate NSW1041297 chromosome 5, ASM2092103v1, whole genome shotgun sequence DNA harbors:
- the LOC115754612 gene encoding B-box zinc finger protein 20-like isoform X1 translates to MKIQCDVCDKDEATIFCAADEAALCDHCDRRVHHANKLASKHVRYSLLHPTFKQSPLCDICQERRALLFCQEDRAILCRECDVPIHRSNEHTQKHTRFLLTGVELSASSSSSQASSSSSALSTDMKSSRSSAKRQNCSPCSVSTAGSSLPLGAYQDENHTSEAGSISTSSISEYLMETLPGWRVDEFLDPSSTASNSYCKTFDHKSPAIDPDFESDTSSSALKDFCKPLRQSSSSLSSAFLRLKVLSFHGMDRQEKAMSNRIIKKQSDDGFL, encoded by the exons ATGAAGATCCAATGTGACGTTTGCGACAAAGACGAAGCCACCATCTTTTGCGCTGCAGACGAAGCCGCCCTCTGTGACCACTGTGATCGCCGTGTCCACCATGCCAACAAGCTCGCCAGTAAACACGTGCGATACTCTCTTCTCCATCCAACCTTCAAACAGTCCCCTCTCTGTGACATCTGTCAG GAGAGGCGAGCATTGCTTTTTTGCCAAGAAGACAGAGCGATCCTGTGCAGAGAATGTGATGTTCCAATTCACAGATCCAACGAGCACACCCAAAAGCACACCAGGTTTCTTCTAACCGGGGTTGAGCTCTCTGCTTCTTCATCCTCGAGCCAAGCCTCATCGTCATCCAGTGCATTGAGCACAGACATGAAGAGCTCCAGATCCTCGGCAAAGAGACAGAATTGCTCGCCGTGTTCAGTGTCGACAGCCGGGAGCAGTTTGCCGTTGGGAGCTTACCAAGACGAGAACCACACCAGCGAGGCCGGCTCGATCTCGACGAGCAGCATCTCAGAGTACTTGATGGAGACTTTGCCTGGGTGGCGCGTGGATGAGTTTCTTGATCCTTCATCGACAGCTTCGAATAGTTATTGTAAG ACTTTTGATCACAAGTCGCCGGCGATAGATCCCGACTTCGAGAGCGACACGAGCTCCTCTGCCTTGAAAGATTTTTGTAAACCACTCCGCCAAagttcctcatctctctcttccgcCTTTCTCCGGCTCAAGGTCCTTTCTTTTCATGGAATGGATCGGCAAGAGAAGGCAATGAGCAACAGAATCATCAAGAAACAGAGTGATGATGGTTTTCTTTAA
- the LOC115754612 gene encoding B-box zinc finger protein 20-like isoform X2 codes for MKIQCDVCDKDEATIFCAADEAALCDHCDRRVHHANKLASKHVRYSLLHPTFKQSPLCDICQERRALLFCQEDRAILCRECDVPIHRSNEHTQKHTRFLLTGVELSASSSSSQASSSSSALSTDMKSSRSSAKRQNCSPCSVSTAGSSLPLGAYQDENHTSEAGSISTSSISEYLMETLPGWRVDEFLDPSSTASNSYYF; via the exons ATGAAGATCCAATGTGACGTTTGCGACAAAGACGAAGCCACCATCTTTTGCGCTGCAGACGAAGCCGCCCTCTGTGACCACTGTGATCGCCGTGTCCACCATGCCAACAAGCTCGCCAGTAAACACGTGCGATACTCTCTTCTCCATCCAACCTTCAAACAGTCCCCTCTCTGTGACATCTGTCAG GAGAGGCGAGCATTGCTTTTTTGCCAAGAAGACAGAGCGATCCTGTGCAGAGAATGTGATGTTCCAATTCACAGATCCAACGAGCACACCCAAAAGCACACCAGGTTTCTTCTAACCGGGGTTGAGCTCTCTGCTTCTTCATCCTCGAGCCAAGCCTCATCGTCATCCAGTGCATTGAGCACAGACATGAAGAGCTCCAGATCCTCGGCAAAGAGACAGAATTGCTCGCCGTGTTCAGTGTCGACAGCCGGGAGCAGTTTGCCGTTGGGAGCTTACCAAGACGAGAACCACACCAGCGAGGCCGGCTCGATCTCGACGAGCAGCATCTCAGAGTACTTGATGGAGACTTTGCCTGGGTGGCGCGTGGATGAGTTTCTTGATCCTTCATCGACAGCTTCGAATAGTTATT ACTTTTGA